One genomic segment of Dysosmobacter sp. Marseille-Q4140 includes these proteins:
- a CDS encoding DUF4040 domain-containing protein, with protein sequence MILLEYILLIGVIACAVAAPLCRRLLAMVIVYMAMSLLMAVLWSLLQSPDLAITEAAVGAGVTSILFFLTLKRIHALKGTKDG encoded by the coding sequence ATGATCCTGCTGGAGTACATCCTGCTGATCGGCGTTATCGCCTGCGCCGTGGCGGCGCCCCTGTGCCGCCGCCTGCTGGCTATGGTGATCGTGTACATGGCCATGTCTCTTTTGATGGCGGTGCTGTGGAGCCTGCTGCAGAGCCCCGACCTGGCCATCACCGAGGCGGCGGTGGGTGCGGGTGTCACCAGTATTCTGTTTTTCCTGACCCTTAAACGGATCCACGCGCTGAAAGGAACGAAGGATGGCTGA
- a CDS encoding monovalent cation/H(+) antiporter subunit G, whose amino-acid sequence MVHNIATVIGLGLLLFGLFVFFSAVLGLYRFGDALSRMHAAAVGDALGIFCILAGLMVLHGWSLSGAKTLLVFLFLWLTSPVSSHLIAEMEVMTVAEIEKECEVEVR is encoded by the coding sequence ATGGTGCATAACATTGCGACGGTGATCGGCCTGGGACTGCTGCTGTTCGGGCTGTTCGTGTTTTTCTCGGCGGTGCTGGGGCTCTACCGCTTCGGCGACGCCCTGAGCCGGATGCACGCTGCCGCCGTGGGCGACGCCCTGGGGATCTTCTGCATCCTGGCGGGGCTGATGGTGCTCCACGGCTGGTCGCTGTCCGGGGCCAAGACGCTGCTGGTATTTTTGTTCTTGTGGCTGACCAGCCCCGTGTCCAGCCACCTCATCGCGGAGATGGAGGTCATGACGGTGGCGGAGATCGAAAAGGAATGTGAGGTGGAGGTGCGATGA
- a CDS encoding sodium:proton antiporter — protein sequence MEQVRGALLIFSAIVLAALMLATLVRAILGPRFTDRIIAVNVINTLVVAEIVLLSVWMEEDFLVDVALLYALLSFLTVVVVSRLVLTRRRKQLEKEKRERMGGGVHGA from the coding sequence ATGGAGCAGGTGAGAGGTGCGCTTTTGATCTTCAGCGCCATCGTTTTGGCGGCGCTGATGCTGGCCACGCTGGTCCGCGCCATCCTGGGGCCCCGGTTCACCGACCGGATCATCGCCGTCAACGTCATCAACACGCTGGTGGTGGCGGAGATCGTGCTGCTGTCGGTGTGGATGGAAGAGGACTTTCTGGTGGATGTGGCACTGCTGTACGCGCTGCTGAGCTTTCTGACTGTGGTGGTGGTCTCCCGGCTGGTGCTGACCCGGCGGAGGAAACAGCTGGAGAAGGAAAAGCGGGAGAGAATGGGAGGCGGCGTCCATGGTGCATAA
- a CDS encoding Na+/H+ antiporter subunit E, with amino-acid sequence MFVLFFLLWLLMTGEVTVHACLWGLAVSAAMTWFCWKFLDYRMFLPRPGRLWGWARYLVRLLAEMLKAGFVVMRLVYTRGRNMRPLLVWYNTPLKADRERVILANSITLTAGTITVTAEGGRFCVHALDASLAKGIEDCDFQRRLEKMEA; translated from the coding sequence GTGTTCGTGCTGTTTTTCCTGCTGTGGCTGCTGATGACCGGGGAAGTGACGGTCCACGCCTGTCTGTGGGGGCTGGCGGTGTCCGCGGCCATGACCTGGTTTTGCTGGAAGTTTCTGGACTACCGGATGTTCCTGCCCCGGCCGGGGCGGCTGTGGGGCTGGGCGCGGTATCTGGTCCGCCTGCTGGCGGAGATGCTGAAGGCCGGCTTTGTGGTGATGCGCCTGGTGTACACCCGGGGCCGGAACATGCGGCCGCTGCTGGTGTGGTACAACACGCCGCTGAAAGCCGACCGGGAGCGGGTGATCCTGGCCAACTCCATCACCCTCACCGCGGGAACCATCACCGTGACTGCGGAGGGCGGACGCTTCTGCGTCCACGCCCTGGACGCGTCGCTGGCGAAGGGGATCGAGGACTGCGACTTCCAGCGGCGGCTGGAAAAGATGGAGGCGTGA
- a CDS encoding LysM peptidoglycan-binding domain-containing protein: MNIHVVRPGDTVTSIAAQYGVDARRLAADNDVGADGALAVGQTLVVRFPETVHVIRPGETLFSLAAAYGTTVRRLWQNNWPLGGGTDLRPGETLVISYFGQPFRSALFSGYAYPTIDPPLLASELPYLSYLAPFTYGITASGGLLPLADDALLAAARQRGVRPVMHLSTLTEDGQFDTERGALMLTDQAVQTQLISEVLQTLRRRGYAGLDVDFEYLPGTLAAAYAEFLARLRRLLHSQGFFLWAALAPKTSARQAGLLYEGHDYAAVGEAVDGVLLMTYEWGYTAGPPMAVAPLPNVRQVLDYAVTAISPSKILLGIPNYGYDWPLPFVRGETRAQSISNQRAIELAIAHRIDIQYDETAQSPFFHYTGDSGAVHEVWFEDARSLAAKLELIAEYGLLGGGFWNLMRPFSQTWLTTASLYDIAD; encoded by the coding sequence ATGAACATCCATGTGGTCCGGCCCGGCGACACCGTGACCTCCATTGCCGCGCAGTACGGCGTGGACGCCCGCCGTCTGGCGGCCGACAACGACGTAGGCGCCGACGGCGCCCTGGCGGTGGGACAGACCCTGGTGGTTCGCTTTCCCGAGACCGTCCATGTGATCCGTCCAGGGGAGACTCTCTTCTCCCTGGCAGCAGCCTACGGCACCACGGTCCGGCGGCTGTGGCAGAACAACTGGCCCCTGGGCGGCGGCACGGACCTGCGGCCCGGGGAGACCCTGGTGATCTCCTACTTCGGCCAGCCGTTTCGATCGGCCCTCTTCAGCGGTTATGCCTATCCCACCATTGACCCTCCTCTCCTGGCCTCGGAGCTGCCCTATCTCAGCTATCTGGCTCCCTTCACCTACGGCATCACCGCCTCCGGCGGCCTGCTGCCCCTGGCGGACGACGCTCTGCTCGCCGCCGCCCGACAGCGGGGCGTCCGGCCGGTGATGCACCTGTCCACCCTGACAGAGGACGGCCAGTTCGACACGGAGCGGGGCGCTCTGATGCTGACGGACCAGGCGGTCCAGACCCAGCTGATCTCGGAGGTCCTGCAAACCCTCCGCCGCCGGGGTTACGCCGGGCTGGATGTGGACTTTGAGTATCTGCCCGGCACCCTGGCCGCCGCCTACGCGGAATTCCTGGCCCGGCTGCGGCGGCTGCTCCATTCCCAGGGCTTTTTCCTGTGGGCGGCCCTGGCCCCCAAAACCTCCGCCCGGCAGGCAGGCCTGCTGTACGAGGGCCACGACTACGCCGCCGTGGGCGAGGCGGTGGACGGCGTTCTGCTGATGACCTACGAGTGGGGCTACACCGCGGGCCCTCCCATGGCGGTGGCACCCCTGCCCAACGTCCGGCAGGTGCTGGACTATGCGGTCACCGCCATCTCGCCGTCCAAGATCCTGCTGGGCATCCCCAACTACGGCTACGACTGGCCCCTGCCCTTCGTCCGGGGGGAGACCCGGGCCCAGTCCATCTCCAACCAGCGGGCCATTGAACTGGCCATCGCCCACCGCATCGACATCCAGTACGATGAGACCGCCCAATCCCCCTTCTTCCACTACACCGGGGACTCCGGCGCCGTCCACGAGGTCTGGTTCGAGGACGCCCGGAGCCTTGCGGCCAAGCTGGAACTGATTGCGGAGTACGGACTTCTGGGCGGCGGCTTCTGGAACCTGATGCGCCCCTTCTCCCAGACCTGGCTGACCACGGCCTCCCTCTACGACATCGCGGACTAA
- a CDS encoding 2-hydroxyacid dehydrogenase yields the protein MKVLILAPQARYDQYGPAPEAREGLELVFRDRTGTEAEWLAAGADAEVLVVTPVTAVTEQLIARMPKLRMIHSEGVGYDRIDLEAARKRGIWVCNNAGCNADAVAELAVTLMSMLLHRTLWGDRMMRQGRHAEAIRTLEGDIPPDLSVSTVGLVGFGNIAQATARRLRVNGSRVFYYARHRRDPETEAALGAGYLPLLELAERCDIISLHLPATAESRHLLDETFFAHLKPGAFLVNTARGAVIDDEALCAAMRSGRLAGAALDAYEPEPAGADHPLVHLAAEFPDRMILCPHQGGVNQSAYRRVVQMIFENLETLRAGRRPDRVVNGL from the coding sequence ATGAAGGTGTTGATCCTGGCGCCCCAGGCGCGGTATGACCAGTACGGCCCGGCGCCGGAGGCGCGGGAGGGCCTGGAGCTGGTCTTTCGGGACCGCACCGGCACGGAGGCGGAGTGGCTGGCCGCCGGCGCCGACGCCGAGGTGCTGGTGGTGACGCCGGTGACGGCGGTGACGGAGCAGCTGATCGCCCGGATGCCGAAGCTGCGGATGATCCACAGCGAGGGCGTGGGCTACGACCGGATCGACCTGGAGGCGGCCCGGAAGCGGGGCATCTGGGTGTGCAACAACGCCGGGTGCAACGCCGACGCCGTGGCGGAGCTGGCGGTGACGCTGATGAGCATGCTGCTGCACCGGACGCTGTGGGGCGACCGGATGATGCGCCAGGGCCGCCACGCCGAGGCCATCCGGACCCTGGAGGGGGATATCCCGCCGGATCTGAGCGTGTCCACGGTGGGGCTGGTGGGATTCGGCAACATCGCCCAGGCCACGGCCCGGCGGCTCCGGGTCAACGGCAGCCGGGTGTTTTACTACGCCCGGCACCGGCGTGATCCGGAGACGGAGGCGGCCCTGGGGGCCGGCTATCTGCCCCTTCTGGAGCTGGCGGAGCGGTGCGACATCATCAGCCTGCACCTGCCGGCCACGGCGGAGAGCCGCCACCTGCTGGACGAGACCTTTTTTGCCCATCTCAAGCCCGGGGCATTTTTGGTGAACACCGCCCGGGGCGCCGTCATCGACGACGAGGCCCTGTGCGCCGCCATGCGGTCGGGACGGCTGGCCGGGGCGGCGCTGGACGCCTATGAGCCGGAGCCCGCCGGGGCGGACCACCCCCTGGTGCATCTGGCGGCGGAGTTCCCGGACCGGATGATCCTGTGCCCTCATCAGGGCGGCGTCAACCAGTCGGCTTACCGCCGGGTGGTGCAGATGATCTTTGAGAACCTGGAGACGCTTCGGGCGGGCCGCCGGCCCGACCGGGTGGTCAACGGACTGTGA
- a CDS encoding AAA family ATPase, which produces MADNHKKDEIILQQLEVIRTMTEHNLSRMGSDFWGAPAPAPGSGAPERKAAAPEAKADGGTEKAAEAAADGTDQAVPPPEKLEDLQAELDGYIGLARVKREVKTLVNLVKVHQMRKENGLPETEMSLHMVFSGNPGTGKTTVARIMARIYHSLGILSKGQLVETDRSGLVAGYVGQTAIKTRKVLEKALGGVLFIDEAYALNGGGDNDFGQEAIDTVLKYMEDHRDDLVVIAAGYDGLMDQFIRSNPGLESRFNRFLHFDDYTPQEMLEIFRMQCRKGCYELDEDAAGAVQELIARENTDPVSFGNARGVRNLFERVLVCQADRLARQESVNREDLMRLTAEDVRRAGETEREDAQ; this is translated from the coding sequence ATGGCGGACAACCACAAAAAGGACGAGATCATTCTGCAGCAGCTGGAGGTGATCCGCACCATGACGGAGCACAACCTCAGCCGCATGGGATCGGACTTCTGGGGCGCACCGGCCCCGGCGCCGGGGAGCGGCGCACCGGAGAGAAAGGCTGCCGCGCCGGAGGCGAAAGCGGACGGCGGGACGGAGAAGGCCGCAGAGGCTGCGGCGGACGGGACCGACCAGGCGGTGCCGCCTCCGGAGAAGCTGGAGGACCTGCAGGCGGAGCTGGACGGCTACATCGGCCTGGCGCGGGTGAAGCGGGAGGTAAAGACCCTGGTCAATCTGGTGAAGGTCCACCAGATGCGGAAGGAGAACGGCCTGCCGGAGACGGAGATGAGCCTGCACATGGTGTTCTCCGGCAATCCCGGCACCGGCAAGACCACCGTTGCCCGGATCATGGCCCGGATCTACCACTCTCTGGGCATCCTGTCCAAGGGGCAGCTGGTGGAGACGGACCGCAGCGGCCTGGTGGCGGGCTACGTGGGCCAGACCGCCATCAAGACCCGCAAGGTACTGGAAAAGGCCCTGGGGGGCGTGCTGTTCATCGACGAGGCTTACGCGCTAAACGGCGGCGGGGACAACGACTTCGGCCAGGAGGCCATCGACACGGTGCTCAAGTATATGGAGGACCACCGGGACGATCTGGTGGTGATCGCCGCCGGGTACGACGGGCTCATGGACCAGTTCATCCGCTCCAACCCCGGCCTGGAGTCCCGGTTCAACCGCTTTTTGCACTTTGATGACTACACGCCCCAGGAGATGCTGGAGATCTTCCGGATGCAGTGCCGGAAGGGCTGCTATGAACTGGATGAGGACGCCGCGGGGGCGGTGCAGGAGCTGATCGCCCGGGAGAACACGGACCCGGTGTCCTTCGGCAACGCCCGGGGCGTGCGGAACCTCTTTGAGCGGGTGCTGGTGTGCCAGGCCGACCGGCTGGCCCGGCAGGAGAGCGTGAACCGGGAGGACCTGATGCGCCTGACGGCGGAGGACGTGCGCCGGGCGGGCGAGACGGAGAGGGAGGATGCGCAATGA
- a CDS encoding Gx transporter family protein, translating to MKWTTKQLTLCGVLTALALALSYMENLFPLTLAIPLPGVKLGLANIVTVFALYALGTAPAFLILIARCLLGAMFAGNMSALIFSLLGGVAAMAVMAGLSRLGRLSVYGVSVGGAAAHNCGQVAAAVLTLGNTAPLYYLPVLLGVSLLTGALTGLVSACLFRALAHTDLMRG from the coding sequence ATGAAGTGGACCACAAAGCAGCTGACGCTGTGCGGGGTGCTGACGGCCCTGGCCCTGGCCCTGAGCTATATGGAAAACCTCTTCCCCCTGACCCTGGCCATCCCCCTGCCGGGGGTGAAGCTGGGCCTGGCCAACATCGTGACGGTGTTCGCCCTGTATGCCCTGGGGACGGCGCCGGCCTTTTTGATCCTGATCGCCCGGTGCCTGCTGGGGGCCATGTTCGCCGGGAATATGAGCGCGCTGATCTTCTCCCTGCTGGGCGGCGTGGCCGCTATGGCGGTCATGGCGGGGCTGAGCCGCCTGGGGCGGCTGAGCGTGTACGGCGTGTCCGTGGGCGGCGCGGCGGCCCACAACTGCGGCCAGGTGGCCGCGGCGGTGCTGACCCTGGGCAATACGGCGCCGCTGTATTATCTGCCGGTGCTGCTGGGGGTATCCCTGCTGACCGGAGCCCTGACGGGGCTGGTCAGCGCCTGCTTGTTCCGGGCACTGGCCCATACGGATCTGATGAGAGGGTGA
- a CDS encoding NusG domain II-containing protein, which yields MRRSPELRPGLWDGAVVLAVVLLAAACALALWGRGGGSALTAVISVDGTETERIALAGLPETERVVESRGYTLHVHLTETAVWVESSDCPTQDCVRTGHISRGGQSIVCLPARVIVSLEGGEPAESGVDAVIG from the coding sequence ATGAGACGGTCTCCTGAGCTGCGGCCCGGCCTGTGGGACGGGGCGGTGGTGCTGGCGGTGGTGCTGCTGGCGGCGGCCTGCGCCCTGGCGCTGTGGGGCCGGGGAGGCGGCAGCGCTCTGACGGCGGTGATCTCCGTGGACGGAACGGAGACGGAGCGGATCGCCCTGGCGGGCCTGCCGGAGACGGAGCGGGTGGTGGAGAGCAGGGGCTATACCCTGCACGTCCACTTGACGGAGACAGCGGTATGGGTAGAGTCCTCCGACTGTCCCACCCAGGACTGCGTCCGCACCGGCCATATCTCCCGGGGCGGGCAGAGCATCGTGTGCCTGCCGGCCCGGGTGATCGTGTCCTTGGAGGGCGGAGAGCCGGCGGAGAGCGGCGTGGATGCCGTGATCGGATAG
- a CDS encoding FAD:protein FMN transferase, with product MKKICALLMALLLSLSAGCGTIDPDEAQESIQVIAMDTAMIFTAYGVNSTKADYAAEEEVYRLEAMLSRTDEESQVARLNSQGTADIDAELWGLIETAMAYSEATGGAFDITVAPVLLAWGFTTDEYQVPSQAELEVLLPAVGAEHIRCLGENTDGTVTVALDPGTQIDLGAIGKGYASDRVAAIFEEYEVPRGLIRLGGSVLAIGDRPDGEAWRVGIQDPRDPDNAEAFAAVLNLTDAYAVTSGSYQRYFEQDGKRYHHIIDPATGYPADSGLTSVTVVTDGTQGNGTLCDALSTALFVMGEEQALDFWRSGVYNFQLVLVTEDGRVVVTDGLTDELTKVEGNGYTYETVS from the coding sequence ATGAAAAAAATTTGTGCGCTGCTGATGGCGCTTCTGCTGAGCCTGAGCGCCGGATGCGGCACCATAGACCCGGACGAGGCCCAGGAGAGCATCCAGGTGATTGCCATGGACACCGCCATGATCTTCACCGCCTACGGCGTCAACAGCACCAAGGCCGACTATGCCGCCGAGGAGGAGGTCTACCGGCTGGAGGCCATGCTCTCCCGCACGGATGAGGAGAGCCAGGTGGCCCGGCTGAACAGCCAGGGCACCGCCGACATCGACGCCGAGCTGTGGGGCCTGATCGAGACCGCCATGGCGTACAGCGAGGCCACCGGCGGCGCCTTTGACATCACTGTCGCGCCGGTGCTGCTGGCCTGGGGTTTTACAACGGACGAATACCAGGTGCCCTCCCAGGCGGAACTGGAGGTGCTGCTGCCTGCGGTGGGGGCGGAGCATATCCGCTGCCTGGGGGAGAATACCGACGGCACCGTCACCGTGGCACTGGACCCGGGCACCCAGATCGATCTGGGCGCTATCGGCAAGGGCTACGCCTCCGACCGGGTGGCGGCCATTTTTGAAGAGTATGAGGTCCCCCGGGGGCTGATCCGCCTGGGCGGCAGCGTGCTGGCCATCGGCGACCGGCCCGACGGGGAGGCCTGGCGGGTGGGCATCCAGGATCCCCGGGACCCCGACAACGCCGAGGCCTTTGCCGCCGTGCTGAACCTGACCGACGCCTACGCCGTCACCTCCGGCAGCTACCAGCGGTATTTTGAGCAGGACGGGAAACGCTATCACCATATCATTGACCCCGCCACCGGCTACCCGGCGGACAGCGGCCTCACTTCCGTGACGGTGGTGACAGATGGTACCCAGGGAAACGGCACCCTGTGCGACGCCCTGTCCACCGCATTGTTCGTCATGGGGGAGGAACAGGCCCTGGACTTCTGGCGCAGCGGCGTGTACAACTTCCAGCTGGTGCTGGTGACGGAGGACGGCCGGGTGGTCGTCACCGACGGGCTGACGGACGAACTGACAAAGGTGGAGGGGAATGGGTACACCTATGAGACGGTCTCCTGA
- a CDS encoding DUF4127 family protein — MNRRFLTAVLAVALLAGCGPVSTEPVDQESAPADEPVIAYVPLDDRPDNEERVVYLADSLGYELLLPERDDYQTRLDGQPLNENGTQYGDRADLYEWVLAREAEGCDRYILSVDQLLSGGLVSSRSMAGENPVTLSDGRTLSEAELLTELLGLLAADENNQVWLLDTVMRLAATTGYGGFGLNEYNALRTYGMAARPHLTGAELTVENIVADYPLGADGQVIRAEAEEPLPEGAVEGYLAARERKLRLSQTLFDALPGTEGRFHVLVGIDDSSEEDSIQKNEIAYLRSRLREGDALLSGVDDLAFKAVARLYLDECGWEGADVSVEYFGGTEDQPACAYDYQPLTAIMDEHFDFFDLRPAEPGAAELRILVLTQPADETKKDDYIQAVVRELEGDSAQTPTVLIDAGNGTYGTAFHEALTEKVQLGRLLSYAGFLDMAIVTGTALSHGVARYAFLRHGEQTDATERAFLRTVADSVLKDFCYKNVVRNDILNFVRSDLSGNADNFWTPDIDRDAVLERLESGMAAATADVIANLERSNFISALPSAGEYAERGWGGVELTNYRFPWDRAFEIGMDIRLGDFTEPHKQVLGIYYQ; from the coding sequence ATGAACAGACGATTTTTGACGGCGGTCCTGGCGGTCGCCCTGCTGGCGGGCTGCGGTCCCGTCAGCACGGAGCCGGTGGACCAGGAGAGCGCCCCGGCGGATGAGCCGGTGATCGCCTACGTGCCCCTGGACGACCGGCCCGACAACGAGGAGCGGGTGGTGTACCTGGCGGACTCCCTGGGCTACGAGCTGCTGCTGCCGGAGCGGGACGACTACCAGACCCGGCTGGACGGCCAGCCGCTCAATGAAAACGGCACCCAGTACGGCGACCGGGCGGACCTGTATGAGTGGGTCCTGGCCCGGGAGGCGGAGGGCTGCGACCGCTACATCCTGTCGGTGGACCAGCTGCTCTCCGGCGGGCTGGTCAGTTCCCGAAGCATGGCCGGGGAAAACCCGGTGACGCTGTCCGACGGCCGGACGCTGAGCGAGGCGGAGCTGCTGACAGAGCTGCTGGGCCTGCTGGCCGCCGATGAGAACAATCAGGTGTGGCTGCTGGACACGGTGATGCGCCTGGCGGCCACCACCGGGTACGGCGGCTTCGGCCTCAATGAGTACAACGCCCTGCGGACCTACGGCATGGCCGCCCGGCCTCATCTGACCGGGGCGGAGCTGACGGTGGAGAACATCGTGGCGGACTATCCCCTGGGCGCCGACGGGCAGGTCATCCGGGCCGAGGCGGAGGAGCCGCTGCCGGAGGGCGCCGTGGAGGGATACCTGGCGGCCCGGGAGCGGAAGCTGCGGCTGAGCCAGACGCTCTTCGATGCCCTGCCGGGCACGGAGGGGCGGTTCCACGTGCTGGTGGGCATCGACGACTCCTCCGAGGAGGACAGCATCCAGAAAAATGAGATCGCCTATCTGCGCAGCCGCCTCCGGGAGGGAGACGCGCTGCTCTCCGGCGTGGACGATCTGGCCTTCAAGGCCGTGGCCCGGCTGTATTTGGACGAGTGCGGCTGGGAGGGGGCGGATGTCAGCGTGGAGTATTTCGGCGGCACCGAGGACCAGCCTGCCTGTGCCTACGACTATCAGCCCCTGACCGCCATCATGGATGAGCACTTTGACTTTTTTGACCTGCGGCCGGCGGAGCCGGGAGCGGCGGAACTGCGGATCCTGGTGCTGACCCAGCCTGCTGACGAGACGAAGAAGGACGACTATATCCAGGCGGTGGTCCGGGAGCTGGAGGGAGACTCCGCTCAGACGCCCACGGTCCTGATCGACGCCGGCAACGGCACCTACGGCACCGCTTTCCACGAGGCGTTGACTGAGAAGGTGCAGCTGGGGCGCCTGCTGAGCTATGCGGGCTTCCTGGACATGGCCATCGTCACCGGCACGGCTCTGAGCCACGGAGTGGCCCGGTACGCCTTCCTGCGCCACGGGGAGCAGACCGACGCCACGGAACGGGCCTTCCTGCGGACCGTGGCGGACAGTGTTCTCAAGGACTTCTGCTACAAAAACGTGGTGCGCAACGACATTTTGAATTTTGTCCGAAGCGATCTGAGCGGCAATGCCGACAACTTCTGGACCCCGGATATCGACCGGGACGCCGTGCTGGAGCGGCTGGAGAGCGGCATGGCCGCCGCCACCGCGGACGTGATCGCCAATCTGGAGCGGAGCAACTTTATCTCCGCCCTGCCCTCCGCCGGGGAGTACGCCGAGCGGGGCTGGGGCGGCGTGGAGCTGACCAACTACCGCTTTCCCTGGGACCGGGCCTTCGAGATCGGCATGGACATCCGGCTGGGAGACTTCACGGAGCCCCACAAGCAGGTCCTGGGCATCTACTACCAATAA
- a CDS encoding YbaB/EbfC family nucleoid-associated protein yields the protein MGYSARRGFTNGKVSGAQRQAEMQAKIQQMQEQMNAAQEAVEAQEFTASVGGGVVEAKVNGKKEVLSVTIKPEAVDPEDVEMLQDLVVSAVNEALRQAGEAMEKSMSGVTGGLDLGAFGL from the coding sequence ATGGGATACAGTGCAAGACGGGGCTTTACCAACGGAAAGGTGTCCGGCGCCCAGCGTCAGGCCGAGATGCAGGCCAAGATCCAGCAGATGCAGGAGCAGATGAACGCCGCACAGGAGGCCGTGGAGGCCCAGGAGTTCACCGCCAGCGTGGGCGGCGGCGTGGTGGAGGCCAAGGTCAACGGCAAGAAGGAGGTCCTCTCCGTCACCATCAAGCCCGAGGCCGTGGATCCGGAGGATGTGGAGATGCTCCAGGACCTGGTGGTCTCCGCCGTCAACGAGGCCCTGCGCCAGGCAGGCGAGGCCATGGAGAAGAGCATGAGCGGCGTCACCGGTGGACTGGACCTGGGGGCTTTCGGCCTCTGA